CACCTGTTCAGCCCCCCACGCCCCACCCCCCTTTGCAATTCAGAGCCTTCAGGAGGGAGAGTAAAGTTTTGCCTTTCAGCTGGTGGGATTTCCCTGGTTTGGCAGCCTGAAGGGCTGTCCCTTCCCTTCCTCAACAGGAGGTGGCAGCCGACCCTTTCAGATGGGGATCTGATTTGTTCAGCATCTGATTCTTAAAATATTCAACTGACAGTGTCTTTCTCCGTGGGAATGAACCACACGGGCCTCTGTTTGGATCCTAGCTGCGTAGATACCCATATTTCTTCATTTTGCATGGATGCGTGTATTAAGAGCTGGTAAAGGAGGGGCCTAGGGCTTTTTAGTCAGGTAGaagcagagaagggggggggttatACACATTCACCATAATTAAAATACTGGGAAAGGCCTCTGTTTGAGATGAATCAAAGAAAGCAGCATTCTTTAAATGGACATTTCCTGGGCTTTTAGCCCACTGTTcaaagaattctaaggtctcaaatataaattaaatgctCATAAATGtagaatgcaaacacacacataagtATATAatccacgtgtctgaaatagtacaggagagcaatcctgaagccattttgactctccaaAATTGACCACAAATATTTCTTTGCAAGGAGGAAGGACATGGGAAACCCTCTCTTTGCCCCTAAATCCCATGTTTATggacatatttgtgtatgaatagggtgaaccTGTGACCTGCATTcaagaactaaagtattaaccaccAGAAAGAATGGCCAAACTGCCCAGGTAATAATCACAATCACAatcatatatttattatttataccctgcccatcagggtgggtttccccggccactctgggcggctcccaacagattaaaagcacaataaaccatcaaacattttaaacctccctaaacagggctgccttgagatgtcttctaaaagtagaCCATTATCacgtatcctggcagacaggatttctgctgtagaccacctccttctgcaATGTATgtaagatgttttttttttttgggggggtggtggtcttgggctacagggtgggcaatttcaaaagtctatatatgggcttgcacaccattgttctaggttcctcctcctgtgtgtggtgagGGGGGGACCCTGTTTcaacagtttaataaagttcaggcttactagctgctttgtttCTCAATATTCTTTGCTTGgcctctgtggtgtagtggttaagagcggtggactcgtaatctggggaaccaggttcaattccccgctcctccacgtgcagctgctgggtgaccttgggccagtcacgcttctctgaagtctctcagccccactcacctcacagagtgtttgttgtgggggaggaagggaaaggagaatgtgagccgctttgagactcctttgggtagtgataaagtgggatatcaaatccaaactcctcctcctcctcctcctcctcttcttcttctcctctgttattttctcctacccacagagaacctacataaggactctatacgggctcttgggtaccccataaggggaaaaggagcagtttttttttcttataacactacTGTTCCTTTCCAAGTACTGTACAAAAAAGTATAACTGCTCTGCCAGGATATTCTTGGTGTTGGTGAGCCCCAAAGGCATTTTCTGAACAATGAGTTTATCTTTTGAAAATATGACCCAGATATAAAAACTGGAAGTCCAACGGCAGAGgaatggtatccgcaatatatagaaaatactactcaagaatcccacgagctccctagacacaatcaaaaaacaatgggaggatgacataggatatgaaatcaaccccatgCAATGGACCAAAATGTGGTCTAAatccccctttaaatccatatcaatgaaaagaagagaactcaccctaaaactaacctacaggtggtatctaacgctaAGAAAATTAGTGccaatacacccaggaacctcaccaaaatgctggagagggtgcacctccacaggcacatacttccacatgtggtgggagtgccccaaaatccaaccattctggacaacaaccatacgagaaatatgtaaaataaccaagcaagtgctagaaaccaccccagaattggtcttactaaacatcttccaagacaacaatgcccacttacaacacaaagaactcataatccatctactctcagcagccagaaacatcataaccagacactggagagacctgtcaggagtaaacatggaccaatggtaccaagtagtatgggagacagccctactagaaaaactaaccagtaacctgaaactgacacggggacaaacagaagaagacaccttcacccccgtatggctccccttcatcacacacacagcctaacaagacaatgacaaaaatctacccacagcatacaaataaatatggctaacctgatcaaaaacactcacctaccccactcacacaggaaaccaaagatcaccacagccaaccacaaatgaacaatcacaccctacgccaatcctgacctctctcaccgccaaagaagcacaagcaaacaacagggaacctacacaaacaacgatgacaccaaaccctacatatattaaggaaaaataGAAACAtcttcaccccacctcacccatccccccaccccccctacctctttcccccttctctccctaatgtctcaacaaccaaaactgatttgtaaaaatgttacatggaaaaaatactagagagacattgcacacacctttgtaaatcaagaaaatatttaataaaaataaaaagaactggAAGTCCTCTCAGGATATAAATTAATCTGGGAATAATATAAATTAATCTGAGACTGTTGtagtttaatattctgttgaaagccacccttTTGCTGTTTTAAGAAGAAAATATCATCTATCAGATGCAGCCCAATGGCAATATCTTGAACTGCAACATCTCCTAACAAGTGTGTTTGGGCTGTCAGCCCTTTCAGCTTCTGAGACACCTGAGATATTGGAGCAATTGGACAATTTATTCAAGAATTAAAAGCCAGCAGTTACTTTTTATAGATATCTATTAACAATACACAAGTTCAATATGCAGACTATAAGAGATGATTGGAATAAAGTATTGGAACTTTCAATATTGCCCAGACAGTGGGGGAATGTTTCAGCTTCAATACCCAAGGTGTCATTAGATTTCAAATTAAGACTAATacaacagaaaagaaaattgaGAGTTTCTTGGACTCCTTTACGGTTGTATTAAGAAGGGCTAGCTAAGATTGCTCGGTGTTGGAGATGTGGCAAGGACAATGCCTCTCTGAAACAGATGTCTGTACAGTCTTCTGCACCTAACAAGTTCTGGGAGAAAGTCCTGGGCTGTGTAACAATGACTGTGCAGAAACAGTTAAATCTTTCCGTGGAGAATATTTGATTGAACTATATACCTGCAGTATGGAAACCATTGACGGGACAACGGAAATGGATTTTCTTTGCCTGAATGGTGACCAAGAGATTGACATTgaggaaatggaaaaataaaggtATGATACCCTTCAATCCAAGGACTGATGACAGGACATCACTGGGAATTTATGAACCGCTGCTTACATGCGCAGACTTTATATATACGAgaacatttggaatgagtttatacaaaatgtagtaggctatgTAAATTAACATTTACATAAGCACTTGGACAATAACACTATAACGATTTATAGAAGAATGTATGGGAATAtcgtatttattattattattattattgtttggcAAATTCTTGCTTTCATCTTGGTTGTTggttgtttctctccctctcacttttccttcttttctcccctgtatgacattatttcttttaattgaaatcaccttaataaaatataaatatttcaaaaaaatgatgtctctgctttgctgccagagttggaggcagcaatacctTAAAACACCAGTTGctttgaaaccacaggaggggagagggcttgtgGGATTTCCATTGGTGCATCTAGTTGATCTTCTTGTGCCGAATCCAGCAAATTCTCCCAATGTTCTTATGAATTGCTGTGTTTAAACTTAGATTTttgtgtaaaccactttgagcacAGATTTTataaaatgctgtaaataaatagaCAGTGACAAGAGAGGGGTGAAAAGACTGAGTATGGAAAAGATAGGAATTGGGACACACAAGAGATTTCCTTGGCCAGTTTTATTCCAACAAATGTCTGCATTTTATAACAATGCAACAATTAAAGGCATCAATGCAAGTTCAGTCTTATTTGCTCCTCCGAATCAAGTGGTCTTTGCTGTTCAAGTCGGGCCTCAGAAGGATTATGTACAATTTGGGGAAGAAGATGCAAGCGAGCAAGCctgcactggaggccaagatgcagaagatctccacagccaccatctgctttcctttggtgctcagataaGAGGGAACAAAGGACAGCCAAACGCTGCagaacaccaacatgctgaaagtgatgaacttggcttcgttgaaactgTCTGGCAACTTCCTGGCCAGGAAAGCGACCgtgaagctgacaatggccaggaATCCCAGGTACCccaggacacaataaaacatagtGGCAGAGCCTTCGTTGCATTCCACAATGATTTCCTCCGCCAGAGAGTTCATGTCCACATCTGGGAAGGGAGGAGCCGTACAGAGCCAAACAGCACAAATAGTGGCCTGAAGGGAGCAGCAAGCCAGAAGAAGAGAGTTGGCCAgagatttccccacccatttcctcatcctggatcctggtttggtggccatgaacGCCAGAACCAccgtgatggttttggccaagacacaagacaccgcaatggagaagatgatgccaaaggcCGTTTGTCGTAAagagcagctcactgggtgaggctggccaatgaagagcaaggagcagaggaagcagagcaacaGGGCAAGGAgcagagtgtaggtgaggtcccggttgttggctttgacaatgggagtgtccCCGTTCCTAGAGAAGACGCCAAGGACCAAGGATGTGACCAGAGCGAAGAGCAGAGCTAAGGCAGCTAGTGCGAATCCCAAAGGCTCTGCGTAGGAAAGAAAATGTTGTCTCTTGGGAATGCATTCATCTCTGTTGTGGTTTGGAAATTGAGCTTCTTGGCATTTGAAACAGTAATTCAaatctaaaattaaaaaaaaatcaaattattgACATAGGAGTTCCATCAAACAAGGCAACCTTTTTCTTCTGTTATGTTTCATTCTATGTAATGAAATGGATTCCTACATCTCCAATGGCCTTTCAAATTTCCTTTGAAAGGAATGTTGCTTCTGTCTCCAAATTACAATTCTGAGCATTAATTAGTTTGAAACAAGTATCAGAGATAAGTGGAAACCAGTAAAATGCAACATGTATTTTTTCTTCAATAagcatataggtaaaggtaacggtaaacgccttctccctcggcctgaaagcaaaatgagtgcctcagccccatagtcgcctttgacttgacttaaccgCCCAAGGATTATTTGCCTTCCCTTTACCTATAAAGggaaaggggcccctgaccattaggtccagtcgcagacgactctggattGCAGTGCTcgtcttgctctataggccgagggagttggcgtttgtccacagacagcttccaggtcatgtggccagcatgacaaagccacttctggtgaaccagagcagtgcacggaaacgctgtttaccttcccgccagagctgtacctatttatctacttgcactttgacacgctttcaaactgctatgtgggtaggagcagggaccaaaaaacgggtgctcaccccgttgtggggattcgaaccgccaaccttctgatcggcaagccctagtctctgtagtttagaccacagtgccacccgagcCCCTTAAACCATATAGGTGGTATCAATCAAATCACCAGGAATTTAGGAAGTATTGACTGTTAATATGGGGCCATTGAAAGAGCAAACAGTCATCACTTCTGAAAAGTGAGAAGCACACTATGATATATTGGAGCAGGAGAATGTGATTTTGTGTTTCTGGCTCTCACCCCTAAAACTATGGGGATGGAGGGTTAGGCAAGTCTTTCTTGACTCTGCAAGCTGTGGCAGGAGGGGAGCAGGCAGAGAACACGGGACATGATCCACACCTATTTCCACAGATCTACTTTGGAAAGACTCTAGTTTGCCCTACTCTCTGTGTCCGTCTTCTTTCTTAGAGATCTGAGTGCAACTGCTGTTCTGTTTAGGAGTACTGAACTGCTAATAAGGGGAAACTGTTGAAATAGACTAGGAAGCATTGTATAAAAGAGCAGATGATGTCTCCTACCCGTTTGATTCGAAATCATCCCATCTGGACATGAAGCACAGtcatagcaacaaaatggcaGCCCCTCCTTCTTTTTCCGGCTGTAGCCTGGCTGGCACCGATCATTACACAAACCGAGGGGCAGCACCTGGacagaaagagaggagaagaggaagctCCCTTTTGCATGGTGAAGAATACAGTTTGAACCAGAGAGACGAGATCATTGGGCAGATTCATGTTATTCCAGATATGTGTTGTATGCATGAATAAATTGTCTTATAAATATTGGGAGTCAAGAAGAAGAGAAATTGAATGGAAACAGGACAGCGAAAAACCACCAATTCTGAAAAACAGGAGTTGGCAGAGCAGGCAGAATAGGAAACCTATACACTAGGCTCAGAGAAACACTAC
The sequence above is drawn from the Lacerta agilis isolate rLacAgi1 chromosome 13, rLacAgi1.pri, whole genome shotgun sequence genome and encodes:
- the LOC117056310 gene encoding vomeronasal type-2 receptor 26-like — translated: MADRGGLDPPQLQPWQLPSILRSISFNNSAGDFVSFDENGELAAGFDVLNWVTFPNQTFVRVKVGKIEPQESHDVDFSMDEEVIKWHKTFNQVLPLGLCNDRCQPGYSRKKKEGLPFCCYDCASCPDGMISNQTEPLGFALAALALLFALVTSLVLGVFSRNGDTPIVKANNRDLTYTLLLALLLCFLCSLLFIGQPHPVSCSLRQTAFGIIFSIAVSCVLAKTITVVLAFMATKPGSRMRKWVGKSLANSLLLACCSLQATICAVWLCTAPPFPDVDMNSLAEEIIVECNEGSATMFYCVLGYLGFLAIVSFTVAFLARKLPDSFNEAKFITFSMLVFCSVWLSFVPSYLSTKGKQMVAVEIFCILASSAGLLACIFFPKLYIILLRPDLNSKDHLIRRSK